A window of Haliscomenobacter hydrossis DSM 1100 contains these coding sequences:
- a CDS encoding arylsulfatase: MKKYWLLAWLCCLSQMIWGQKALPNIIYILADDLGYADLGCFGSKRIKTPNLDQMAAEGIKLTRHYSTGVCAPSRACLMTGRHLGHCEIRGNRQAANGYGQLPLSDTAITVAMLLKKAGYATALVGKWGLGEPGTSGDPSKKGFDQYFGYTDQVLAHNHFPEYLLRNGEKVFLKNEVQYQAPNSWAKGRGSVSAKKVEFSQDYFSQEVASFITRHRKQPFFLYYTPIIPHDNGEAPAGEQIESPTTEPYTQMPWSEDEKRYAASITYLDREIGKLLAQLKKEGLDKKTLVVFVSDNGPKQRDAFESTGGLRGKKRDMYEGGIRVPFIARWPGKIKAGTVNETPTALWDFLPTACALAGIRSPATDGISFLHLLRGKAAPSREYLYWELFDGGDKQAVLMGTWKAIRNGLKVGESLPPIELYNLATDPQEQNNVAAQQPDILKKMEEIMRSARFPSKTFPLPMDR; the protein is encoded by the coding sequence ATGAAAAAATATTGGCTGTTGGCTTGGTTGTGCTGCCTAAGTCAAATGATTTGGGGACAAAAGGCGCTACCCAACATCATCTACATCCTGGCCGATGACCTGGGCTACGCCGACCTGGGCTGTTTTGGCAGCAAACGCATCAAAACCCCAAACCTGGACCAGATGGCCGCAGAAGGCATCAAATTGACCCGCCATTACAGCACGGGGGTATGTGCGCCCAGTCGTGCCTGCCTTATGACGGGTCGACACCTCGGCCATTGTGAAATTCGGGGTAACCGGCAAGCAGCCAACGGCTATGGGCAATTGCCTTTGTCGGATACGGCCATTACTGTAGCCATGTTGCTCAAAAAAGCAGGCTACGCCACCGCCTTGGTGGGCAAATGGGGCCTGGGGGAACCCGGCACTTCGGGCGACCCTTCGAAAAAAGGATTTGACCAGTATTTCGGCTACACCGATCAAGTACTGGCACACAATCATTTTCCGGAATACTTGCTGCGCAATGGCGAAAAGGTTTTTTTGAAAAACGAAGTGCAATACCAGGCTCCCAATTCCTGGGCTAAGGGGCGCGGGAGTGTGAGCGCTAAAAAAGTGGAATTTTCACAAGATTATTTTAGTCAGGAAGTGGCCAGTTTCATCACCCGGCACCGCAAGCAGCCTTTTTTTCTGTATTACACGCCCATTATCCCGCACGACAACGGGGAAGCCCCCGCTGGCGAACAAATTGAATCGCCAACCACTGAGCCTTATACTCAAATGCCTTGGTCGGAAGACGAAAAACGCTACGCCGCTTCCATTACCTACCTGGATCGGGAAATTGGGAAATTACTGGCTCAACTTAAAAAGGAGGGCTTGGACAAAAAGACACTCGTCGTTTTTGTGAGCGACAACGGCCCTAAACAGCGCGATGCATTTGAAAGTACGGGTGGTTTGCGGGGCAAAAAGCGCGACATGTATGAGGGTGGCATCCGAGTGCCCTTCATTGCCCGTTGGCCTGGGAAAATCAAGGCGGGCACGGTGAATGAAACACCTACGGCTTTGTGGGATTTTCTGCCAACAGCCTGTGCTTTGGCGGGTATTCGTAGCCCGGCAACTGATGGAATTTCATTCCTCCACTTGCTGCGCGGCAAAGCAGCCCCCTCACGAGAATACCTCTATTGGGAGCTTTTTGATGGTGGCGATAAACAAGCAGTGCTGATGGGTACCTGGAAAGCCATCCGCAATGGCTTGAAAGTAGGAGAATCACTCCCTCCCATCGAATTGTACAACCTGGCTACCGACCCCCAGGAACAAAACAATGTAGCCGCACAACAGCCGGATATCCTGAAAAAAATGGAAGAAATCATGCGCTCGGCTCGCTTTCCTTCCAAAACATTCCCTTTACCGATGGATCGATGA
- a CDS encoding sugar phosphate isomerase/epimerase family protein, translating to MNRRNVLQTLGAASMAAVLPVDMLAGSALKKTKFRFCLNTSTISGQKLGIVKYIEIAAAAGYDGIEIWLPDLNAYLKDGGSITALAQKVKDAGITVEDAIAFAPWMVEDDAQRAGGFKQLEEEMNLLAQLGCRRIAAPPAGVKKDPPLDLFKAGERYKQALDLGRKTGVMPQLEFWGASGTLFHLGQALAVAAAANDPDARLLPDIYHLFRGGSGFDGLRLLRGETVEIFHFNDFVNSKPVAEQTDADRIYPGDGDAPIEGVVQLLKEMGGTKVISLELFNRDYWKQDALLVAKTGLQKMRALV from the coding sequence ATGAACAGACGCAATGTACTCCAAACATTAGGGGCAGCCAGCATGGCCGCCGTATTACCTGTTGACATGCTGGCGGGTAGCGCCCTGAAAAAAACCAAGTTCCGCTTTTGCCTGAACACCAGTACCATCAGTGGCCAAAAACTGGGCATTGTCAAATACATTGAAATTGCCGCCGCTGCGGGCTACGATGGCATCGAGATTTGGCTACCTGATCTCAACGCCTACCTTAAAGATGGTGGCTCCATAACTGCATTGGCCCAAAAGGTCAAAGATGCCGGAATAACCGTTGAAGACGCCATTGCTTTCGCTCCCTGGATGGTGGAAGACGATGCCCAACGTGCAGGAGGTTTCAAACAACTGGAAGAAGAAATGAACCTCCTGGCTCAGCTTGGCTGCAGACGCATTGCCGCACCACCCGCAGGAGTAAAAAAAGACCCACCACTGGATTTATTCAAGGCGGGTGAGCGCTACAAACAAGCCCTGGATTTGGGGCGAAAAACCGGTGTGATGCCACAATTGGAATTCTGGGGCGCTTCGGGCACTTTGTTTCACCTGGGCCAAGCACTCGCCGTGGCCGCTGCCGCCAATGACCCAGATGCCCGCTTGTTGCCCGATATTTACCACTTGTTCAGGGGTGGGTCTGGATTTGATGGCCTTCGTTTGTTGAGAGGGGAAACCGTAGAGATTTTCCACTTCAACGATTTTGTGAACTCAAAACCCGTCGCCGAACAAACCGACGCAGATCGCATCTATCCTGGCGACGGCGATGCGCCAATTGAGGGTGTGGTACAATTGTTAAAAGAAATGGGTGGTACCAAGGTCATCTCGCTTGAGCTGTTTAATCGGGATTATTGGAAGCAGGATGCTTTGTTGGTGGCGAAGACGGGGCTACAAAAAATGCGTGCCTTGGTCTAA
- a CDS encoding DUF3817 domain-containing protein: MFSLLKTPLGRLRVIAFAEGMSFLILLFVAMPLKYIWQYPQAVRNFGSLHGLLFVLYILLVVLCSIEYRWKFWKVGILLLISVIPFGNFYADKHYLRGA, encoded by the coding sequence ATGTTTTCATTGCTTAAAACGCCACTGGGGCGCTTGCGTGTTATTGCTTTCGCCGAAGGCATGTCCTTTTTGATTTTGCTGTTCGTGGCCATGCCATTGAAGTACATCTGGCAGTACCCACAGGCCGTTCGCAATTTTGGTTCCTTGCATGGACTACTGTTTGTGCTGTATATCCTGCTCGTGGTATTGTGCAGCATTGAGTACCGCTGGAAGTTCTGGAAGGTGGGGATTTTGTTGTTGATTTCCGTGATTCCGTTTGGAAACTTTTATGCAGATAAGCATTATTTGCGTGGTGCATAA
- a CDS encoding FAD-dependent oxidoreductase, giving the protein MSNLTSFGQNTKSGPQNADVIVYGGTSAAIIAAVQVKKMGKSVLVVSPDTHLGGLSSGGLGFTDTGNKEVIGGLSREFYQRLYAHYQNTESWKWQKKDEYGNKGQGTPAIDGTNRTMWIFEPHAAEKVFEDLVKENNIRVYRNEWLDRSEKGVAKKAGKITSFRTLSGKVFRGKMFIDATYEGDLMAAAGVSYHVGREANSVYGEKWNGVQTEVFQHGHHFKAKVSPYKIPNDPSSGLLPEVSAESPGEYGTGDNKIQAYCFRMCLSNHPDNRIPFPKPEGYDPARYELYARVFAAGWRETFNKFDPIPNRKTDTNNHGPFSTDYIGKNYEYPDASYERRKDIIKDHELYQKGLMYFLQNDPRVPSDVHEQMQQWGLPKDEFTDNGGWSHQLYIREARRMKGKFVMVEGDALGKTVVPQPVGMGSYALDSHNIQRYVTKEGYVQNEGDIGVHPDKPYSIAYGSILPKEEECKNLLVPVCVSSSHIAYGSIRMEPVFMILGQSAATAAVLAIKNKVTPQQLPYEKLSAVLIQDKQILEK; this is encoded by the coding sequence ATTTCAAACCTGACCAGTTTTGGCCAAAACACAAAATCAGGCCCTCAAAATGCTGATGTAATCGTTTATGGCGGCACCTCCGCCGCAATCATTGCCGCAGTACAAGTCAAAAAAATGGGAAAATCCGTCCTCGTGGTATCTCCGGATACCCATTTGGGGGGCTTATCTTCCGGTGGACTAGGCTTTACCGATACCGGCAACAAAGAGGTGATTGGGGGCCTGTCACGCGAGTTTTACCAGCGGCTCTATGCACACTACCAAAACACCGAATCCTGGAAATGGCAAAAAAAAGACGAGTACGGCAACAAAGGCCAGGGCACTCCCGCCATTGACGGCACCAATCGGACCATGTGGATTTTTGAACCCCATGCCGCCGAAAAGGTCTTTGAAGACCTGGTCAAAGAAAACAACATCCGCGTTTACCGCAATGAATGGCTGGATCGTTCGGAAAAGGGGGTGGCCAAAAAAGCGGGTAAGATCACTTCCTTTCGCACCTTGAGCGGCAAAGTTTTCCGCGGTAAAATGTTCATCGATGCCACCTACGAAGGCGACCTGATGGCTGCTGCCGGCGTGAGTTACCACGTAGGCAGAGAAGCCAACAGCGTGTATGGCGAAAAATGGAACGGGGTACAGACGGAAGTTTTCCAGCACGGACACCACTTCAAAGCTAAAGTCAGCCCCTACAAAATCCCCAATGACCCCAGCAGCGGACTGCTTCCGGAAGTCTCCGCGGAATCCCCAGGCGAATACGGCACGGGCGACAACAAAATCCAGGCCTATTGCTTCCGCATGTGCTTGAGCAATCACCCCGACAACCGCATCCCTTTTCCCAAACCAGAAGGATACGACCCAGCGCGTTACGAGTTGTATGCGCGGGTATTTGCGGCGGGCTGGCGCGAAACTTTTAACAAATTTGATCCGATTCCCAATCGTAAAACGGATACCAACAACCACGGCCCCTTCAGTACGGATTACATTGGCAAAAATTACGAATATCCGGATGCTTCCTACGAAAGGAGAAAAGACATCATCAAAGACCATGAATTGTACCAAAAGGGCTTGATGTATTTTTTACAAAATGATCCCCGTGTGCCCAGCGATGTACACGAACAAATGCAGCAATGGGGATTGCCCAAAGACGAATTTACCGACAATGGCGGCTGGTCACATCAGCTATACATTCGTGAAGCCCGCCGCATGAAAGGCAAATTTGTAATGGTAGAAGGAGATGCTCTGGGCAAAACCGTAGTGCCTCAGCCCGTCGGTATGGGGTCTTATGCCCTGGATTCACACAACATCCAGCGGTACGTCACCAAAGAAGGGTATGTACAAAACGAAGGTGACATCGGTGTACATCCTGACAAACCCTATTCGATCGCCTACGGTTCGATTTTGCCCAAAGAAGAAGAATGCAAAAACCTGCTGGTGCCAGTTTGTGTATCCAGTTCACACATTGCCTATGGCTCGATCCGGATGGAACCGGTGTTTATGATTTTGGGGCAGTCCGCAGCGACCGCAGCGGTGCTGGCGATTAAAAACAAAGTCACGCCCCAACAGCTTCCCTACGAAAAACTGAGCGCTGTATTGATTCAGGACAAACAGATTCTGGAAAAATAA
- a CDS encoding sugar phosphate isomerase/epimerase family protein gives MTPNRRQFLNLVAGASAATVLSAAQSEAFAPYPFPISANSYNWHTFYGRDNKKWGEDLDACLAEFAKTGLKAYEPSFNAPEEVIKLGPVLKKHGIAMPSVYVNSVLHKTEDASKSIALILAIAEEVKKLGTKIIVTNPTPIRWGGDEVKSDAELQVQATSLDKLGAALRAKGLTLAYHTHDVELKAGAREFHHMLLNTSPLNMSFCFDVHWVYRGSQNSQLAVFDVLKLYGKRVVELHIRQSKNGIWSETFGDGDIDYRRFAAELKKLNLRPHLVIEQCVEDKSPQTMDAVQAHVQDLAAIKEVFKPILG, from the coding sequence ATGACACCCAATCGCCGCCAATTCCTCAATTTAGTTGCGGGAGCTTCTGCTGCTACCGTATTGAGCGCTGCTCAAAGTGAAGCTTTTGCTCCCTATCCCTTTCCCATTTCCGCCAACTCCTACAACTGGCACACCTTTTACGGCCGGGACAATAAAAAATGGGGTGAAGACCTGGATGCCTGCCTTGCTGAATTTGCCAAAACGGGCCTCAAAGCCTACGAACCGAGCTTTAATGCTCCGGAAGAAGTCATCAAATTGGGTCCCGTGCTCAAAAAGCACGGCATCGCCATGCCTTCGGTATACGTCAATAGTGTGCTGCACAAAACCGAAGACGCCAGCAAATCCATTGCCCTGATTTTGGCCATTGCCGAAGAGGTCAAAAAACTGGGTACGAAGATCATCGTCACCAATCCCACCCCCATCCGTTGGGGCGGAGACGAGGTCAAATCGGATGCAGAACTACAGGTACAGGCCACCAGTCTGGACAAATTGGGGGCAGCCCTGCGCGCAAAAGGCCTGACCCTGGCCTACCACACCCACGATGTGGAGCTAAAAGCCGGAGCGCGGGAGTTTCACCACATGTTGCTCAATACCTCGCCGCTCAATATGTCGTTTTGCTTTGATGTACACTGGGTCTACCGGGGCTCGCAAAACTCGCAGCTGGCCGTTTTTGATGTGCTCAAATTGTATGGCAAACGGGTGGTAGAGCTGCACATTCGCCAGTCGAAAAACGGCATCTGGTCGGAAACTTTTGGCGATGGCGACATCGATTACCGCCGTTTTGCGGCAGAATTGAAAAAACTGAACCTGCGCCCACATTTGGTGATCGAGCAGTGTGTGGAAGACAAATCCCCGCAGACGATGGATGCAGTGCAGGCGCATGTGCAAGATTTGGCAGCGATTAAGGAAGTGTTTAAGCCAATTTTGGGCTGA
- a CDS encoding RNA polymerase sigma factor, translated as MNRNGYSDAELLNALKADDELAFKELYDRYWHKMYSIALRKLGRKEVAEELAQELFVMLWQKRATLRIINLNAFLQVSLKNLSIDYIRHHIQEEHYLDSLKQYFPLEIMTTTDMVYFNELTEALQKALAELPEKTRQIFMLNRFERLTIREIAVQLNLSEKSIEYHLSRSTTYLRQHLREYNAYGLTFLAFLLY; from the coding sequence ATGAATCGAAACGGGTATTCTGATGCAGAGTTACTGAACGCGCTAAAGGCTGATGATGAATTGGCTTTCAAGGAATTGTATGACCGATACTGGCATAAAATGTACAGCATTGCCTTGCGTAAATTGGGACGCAAGGAAGTAGCCGAAGAATTGGCTCAAGAGTTATTTGTGATGCTCTGGCAAAAACGTGCTACCCTACGCATCATCAATTTGAATGCTTTTTTGCAGGTTTCGCTCAAAAACCTGAGTATAGATTACATCCGGCACCACATTCAGGAAGAACATTATCTGGACTCACTCAAACAGTATTTCCCGCTTGAAATCATGACCACTACGGACATGGTCTATTTTAATGAACTGACCGAGGCCCTGCAAAAAGCGCTGGCCGAATTGCCCGAAAAAACCCGGCAAATATTTATGCTCAATCGCTTCGAGCGCCTGACCATTCGGGAAATTGCTGTTCAACTCAACCTTTCTGAAAAGTCCATTGAGTACCATCTCTCCCGCTCTACGACTTATTTGCGGCAGCACCTGCGCGAGTACAATGCGTATGGACTTACCTTTCTCGCATTCCTCCTTTATTAA
- a CDS encoding FecR family protein: protein MSKEKYQALLAKYLNGECSDEERALLDQWYEALHARTENNKDIDPESKTSFLERNWEALLAKTHPEEQEPKPLFKWWPWMVAASLVMAISVTYFWGNGWWPYSAQPIAQTQSGTIKSNHSNQPQTISLPDGSTVVLEKNASLVMANDFGKQQRTVYLEGGAFFSVKPNAKLPFLVHAGDVVTEVLGTSFRIQPLVNTRDIEVSVNTGRVSVYTLEKDKLKKRNGVILTPNQKAVISTELKTIQQGIVERPTLVDKGIPESSFIFEEATFDQALKSIQNAYGIEIVVVNPAVKACAFTGDLNGLELFQQLELMCGTINAKFETRGTAIFILGKGCD from the coding sequence ATGAGTAAAGAAAAATATCAGGCATTATTGGCAAAATACTTAAACGGTGAGTGTTCTGACGAGGAGCGAGCACTATTAGACCAATGGTACGAAGCCTTACATGCGCGCACTGAAAACAATAAAGACATTGATCCGGAAAGCAAAACCAGCTTTTTAGAACGGAACTGGGAAGCCCTGCTGGCCAAAACTCATCCAGAAGAGCAAGAACCGAAGCCCTTGTTCAAATGGTGGCCTTGGATGGTGGCAGCCTCTCTCGTAATGGCCATTAGTGTCACGTATTTTTGGGGAAATGGATGGTGGCCGTATTCTGCCCAACCGATCGCCCAGACCCAATCCGGCACCATAAAATCCAACCACTCCAACCAGCCACAAACCATCAGCTTACCCGATGGCAGTACGGTGGTCTTGGAAAAAAATGCCAGTCTCGTTATGGCCAACGATTTTGGCAAGCAACAGCGTACGGTTTACCTGGAAGGTGGAGCATTTTTTAGTGTCAAACCCAATGCCAAGCTTCCTTTTTTGGTACACGCTGGCGATGTTGTCACCGAAGTACTCGGCACCAGTTTCCGTATTCAACCCTTGGTCAATACTCGAGACATAGAAGTGTCGGTCAATACTGGACGTGTATCGGTATACACCCTGGAAAAGGACAAACTAAAAAAACGGAATGGGGTAATCCTCACGCCCAATCAAAAGGCTGTCATCAGCACCGAACTCAAAACCATCCAGCAGGGTATCGTTGAACGCCCTACGCTGGTGGACAAAGGTATCCCCGAATCCAGCTTCATTTTTGAGGAAGCCACCTTTGATCAGGCTCTCAAATCCATCCAAAATGCTTATGGAATCGAGATCGTCGTGGTCAATCCTGCCGTAAAAGCATGTGCATTTACGGGGGATTTGAACGGGCTGGAGCTGTTTCAACAACTTGAATTGATGTGTGGTACCATCAATGCAAAATTTGAAACCCGTGGAACAGCCATTTTTATTCTTGGAAAAGGCTGCGATTGA
- a CDS encoding SusC/RagA family TonB-linked outer membrane protein has translation MSAKNRKFLYRTIWYSLKSKTLQFMKTSLQILPMLCKMLKLPLFHVLTLMLFCGFAHAHKGFGQDILNTPLTLNVKDVEVKKALQLIEKQVEVKFVYSSSAIDATHKVSINANSKKLELILNELLNPLEVSYVIAKNRILLKKESLGMVPKIEKTQLEEPVQMIAQTVKGKITDEKGELLIGANILLKGTTSGTVTNIDGYYELQVPDANAVLVISYTGFVTQEVVVGNRTEVDIILVSDARALDEVVVIGYGTQKKENLTGAVSTIDSKAIENRPVSNVANALQGLASGLVITRGTGQPGSEGIGIQIRGATSANGNVEPLVILDGVTVSSFTLQTLNPNDIENISVLKDAAAAAIYGAQAAGGVILITTKKGKSGKTVFDYSNQIGVDWALNVPERLPLLEEAEYANLARKNAGSGPEYNDQEMQRIRDNIPYVVNPSDTTRYIFYNQEDLISQVVRDYTPMQTHNLSARGGNDKTNFLISLGYYGKQGAFKVGSDRLDRYNLRINLGTQLTKHLSLDSRIAYTLQQQQAPSTGADGSGLLYQVYRLRTRYPIFTPEGRLNGGAGSSANNTYALLREGGYNNIDRNFFDGVFTFTAANFIKGLKLKAVLGQQYRFGQREFFARTVELWGRFTPIFYLNNPNSFSRTNELTKNTNLQYLADYDLALGKNKFHILAGYQWEDNRFEGVTTSSNSLVSNDRPTLNLGNDLTKSNSETINTYAFQSVFGRFNYSFNDKYLVEATVRVDESSRLAPGLRTKTFPSASVGWNLHREPWFNKTLPFVSGFKLRASWGRLGNALGIGLYDYLSLLTRGSALVLGGSEARTSYFFENTVPSSELSWETIETSNGGLDIALLKNRLQISADYYVKFNKNMLTPLQLPATFGVGTPRINNGELKSWGWETELNYRSKAGAKFTYSVGVNVSDNQNELISYAGRRVLNAGSVSLLEGYPLNTFWGYLTDGYFQNADDVTAHAFQDSRTGAGDVKFIDRNGDGRLTVGKGSPEDPGDLVLLGTDQPRFTFGLNLSLQWKGIDFSAFIQGVGKRNFLPNGEALQPLSQSWKQPLAIHRDYWTPENPNAAFPRPFLQGAFRYLPSDKWIMNGQYARLKNIQIGYTLPANLLKKVKLSRARIFVTGQDLFTVSQLGIFDNYFNPEQRSGVENDYPFFGTAAVGLNLSF, from the coding sequence ATGTCGGCTAAAAACAGGAAATTTCTTTACAGAACCATTTGGTATTCACTCAAATCCAAAACATTACAGTTTATGAAAACATCGCTACAAATTTTGCCGATGCTTTGTAAAATGCTCAAACTGCCTTTGTTTCATGTGTTGACCCTCATGCTGTTTTGTGGGTTTGCACATGCCCACAAAGGCTTTGGCCAAGACATCCTCAACACCCCTTTGACCCTTAATGTCAAAGATGTTGAAGTCAAAAAAGCACTTCAACTCATTGAAAAACAGGTTGAAGTAAAATTTGTCTACAGCTCGAGTGCCATTGATGCTACCCACAAGGTTTCTATCAATGCCAACAGCAAAAAACTGGAATTGATCCTGAATGAGTTGCTCAATCCCCTGGAAGTGAGTTACGTGATCGCCAAGAATCGTATCCTGCTCAAAAAAGAGAGCCTGGGGATGGTTCCCAAAATCGAGAAAACCCAGCTGGAAGAACCTGTACAGATGATTGCGCAGACTGTGAAAGGTAAAATAACCGATGAAAAAGGAGAACTGCTCATTGGCGCAAACATCCTCCTGAAAGGCACCACATCGGGTACCGTTACCAACATAGACGGTTACTACGAACTCCAGGTACCGGATGCAAATGCTGTTTTGGTCATTTCCTATACCGGATTTGTCACCCAGGAGGTAGTGGTGGGCAACCGCACCGAAGTGGACATCATTCTGGTATCGGACGCAAGAGCTCTGGATGAAGTGGTAGTGATTGGGTATGGTACCCAGAAAAAAGAAAACCTGACCGGTGCTGTGTCTACAATTGACTCCAAAGCCATCGAAAACCGTCCGGTCAGTAATGTGGCCAATGCATTACAAGGGCTCGCTTCGGGTCTGGTAATTACCCGAGGTACCGGACAGCCAGGCAGTGAGGGCATCGGTATCCAGATCCGTGGCGCTACTTCCGCCAACGGCAACGTGGAACCACTGGTGATTTTGGACGGGGTTACCGTTTCCAGCTTTACCCTGCAGACACTCAATCCCAACGACATTGAAAACATCAGTGTGTTGAAAGATGCCGCCGCTGCCGCCATCTATGGTGCTCAAGCGGCTGGAGGGGTCATTTTGATCACGACCAAAAAAGGCAAATCGGGCAAAACCGTTTTTGATTATTCCAACCAGATCGGGGTAGATTGGGCACTGAATGTACCCGAAAGACTCCCTCTGCTCGAAGAAGCCGAATACGCCAACCTGGCGCGCAAAAACGCGGGTTCCGGCCCGGAATACAACGATCAGGAAATGCAACGCATCCGCGACAACATTCCGTACGTGGTCAATCCCAGTGACACCACCCGCTATATTTTTTACAACCAGGAAGACCTCATCAGTCAGGTTGTTCGCGACTATACGCCCATGCAAACCCATAACCTTTCGGCCAGAGGCGGGAACGACAAAACAAATTTCCTGATTTCTCTGGGCTATTATGGCAAACAAGGCGCTTTCAAAGTAGGTTCCGATCGTTTGGATCGCTACAACTTGCGCATCAACCTGGGCACACAACTGACGAAACATTTGTCGCTGGATTCGCGCATTGCTTATACTTTACAACAACAACAAGCGCCATCCACTGGCGCCGACGGGAGCGGCCTGCTGTATCAAGTGTACCGCTTGCGCACTCGTTACCCCATCTTCACGCCCGAAGGAAGACTGAATGGAGGTGCTGGTTCTTCGGCCAACAACACTTATGCTCTGCTGCGGGAAGGAGGCTACAACAACATCGACCGCAATTTCTTCGATGGGGTATTTACGTTCACTGCCGCCAACTTCATTAAAGGGCTGAAGTTAAAGGCCGTTTTAGGTCAACAATACCGTTTTGGACAAAGAGAATTTTTCGCCCGTACGGTGGAGTTATGGGGCCGCTTTACCCCAATTTTTTACCTCAATAACCCCAACTCGTTCTCGCGTACCAATGAATTGACCAAAAACACCAACTTACAGTACCTGGCCGATTATGATCTGGCCCTGGGTAAAAACAAGTTTCATATCCTGGCTGGTTACCAGTGGGAAGACAACCGTTTTGAAGGCGTAACGACCAGTTCCAACTCGCTCGTGAGCAATGACCGCCCTACCCTTAACCTGGGCAATGACCTCACCAAGTCCAACAGCGAAACCATCAATACTTATGCCTTCCAATCCGTTTTTGGCCGCTTCAATTATTCCTTTAACGACAAATACCTGGTTGAAGCGACTGTACGGGTAGATGAAAGTTCACGTTTGGCTCCAGGCTTGCGCACCAAAACCTTCCCTTCTGCTTCGGTGGGCTGGAATTTGCACCGCGAACCCTGGTTCAACAAGACCCTGCCTTTTGTTTCCGGCTTCAAACTCAGGGCTTCCTGGGGTCGCTTGGGCAACGCTTTGGGCATTGGTTTGTACGACTATTTGAGCCTGCTTACCCGTGGTTCTGCGCTGGTGCTTGGAGGCTCCGAAGCCCGTACTTCTTACTTTTTTGAAAACACGGTTCCCTCTTCCGAATTATCATGGGAAACCATTGAAACCAGCAACGGCGGATTAGACATTGCCCTGCTGAAAAATCGTTTGCAAATCAGCGCAGATTATTACGTGAAGTTCAACAAGAACATGCTGACCCCACTACAGTTGCCAGCAACCTTTGGTGTAGGCACCCCCCGCATCAACAATGGTGAGCTGAAATCCTGGGGATGGGAAACCGAGTTGAATTACCGCAGTAAAGCAGGCGCCAAGTTTACCTACTCGGTGGGCGTCAATGTATCCGACAACCAAAACGAACTCATCAGTTATGCTGGACGCCGGGTATTGAACGCGGGTTCAGTGAGTTTGCTCGAAGGATACCCGCTGAATACCTTCTGGGGTTACCTCACCGATGGGTATTTTCAGAATGCGGATGATGTTACCGCCCATGCTTTTCAAGATAGCCGCACCGGTGCTGGTGATGTCAAATTCATTGACCGGAATGGTGACGGAAGACTAACGGTGGGCAAAGGTTCTCCCGAAGATCCTGGTGATTTGGTCTTGTTGGGTACTGATCAGCCCCGTTTTACCTTTGGTTTGAACCTGAGCCTTCAGTGGAAGGGGATTGATTTTTCGGCCTTCATTCAAGGTGTAGGCAAGCGCAACTTCCTGCCCAATGGCGAAGCACTGCAACCACTTTCCCAATCCTGGAAGCAGCCGCTGGCTATCCACCGCGATTACTGGACACCGGAGAACCCTAATGCGGCATTCCCTCGGCCATTCCTTCAAGGTGCTTTCCGGTACTTGCCTTCCGATAAGTGGATCATGAATGGCCAATACGCCCGTTTGAAAAACATTCAAATTGGTTACACTTTGCCTGCTAACTTGTTGAAGAAGGTTAAACTTTCCCGGGCCAGAATTTTCGTAACCGGTCAGGATTTGTTCACCGTATCACAATTGGGCATTTTTGACAACTATTTCAATCCCGAACAACGCAGTGGGGTAGAAAACGACTATCCATTTTTTGGCACTGCCGCTGTGGGCCTGAATTTGTCCTTTTAA